Within the Streptomyces sp. YIM 121038 genome, the region TGGGGCGACGAGTCCCGCGACTACCACGTCTGCGTCCGGGTCCCGGGCGCCGAACTCGGCCAGGAGATGCTCGCCGCCCGCGTCTCCCTGGTGGTGCCGCAGCACGACGGCACCGTACAGACGCTGTCCCAGGGCCTGGTGCGGGCGGTGTGGACCGACGACCTGGCAGCGTCCACCTCCATCAATCCGCAGGTCGCGCACTACACCGGCCAGGCCGAGCTGGCCCAGGTGATCCAGCAGGGCCTGGACGCCCGCAAGCTGGGCGACCTCGACGGCGCAACGGCCAAGCTGGGCCGGGCCGTTCAGCTCGCGAGCGCCTCCGGCAACGAGGACACCGCGAAGCTGCTTTCGAAGGTGGTGGACGTCGTGGACGCCACGACAGGTACTGTTCGATTGAAGGCGCGCGTCGCCGAGGCCGACGAGATGACGCTCGAGACGCGCTCGACGAAGACCGTGCGCGTGAAGAAGTAGCACGAGCCGGCGAACGTGTCCCTCGTCATACGACGGCACGGAGCGTCGTGATACGACGGCGCAGTACAGCTACGTCTGCCCGTACCGGACAAGCACCGCACACGGCCCTCGGGCCGGAGAAGGAGAGGGGGAAGCGCCGACATGCCGACCTGCCCGAACGGACACCAGTCGGGTTCCGACGACTGGTGCGAGGTCTGCGGTCACCGCATGGCCGGTGCCGTACCGCCGCCGCCTTCTCCGCCGCCCCCGGCCGCCGGGTACGGCTACCCGCCGCCGGGGCCCGGTGGCCGGCCCGGTCCCGGGCAGCCCGGTCCGCCGCCCGCGCCCGGCGGCCGCCCGCACCTGTCCGCGGTGCCGGACCGCGAGCCCCAGCTGTGCCCCCAGTGCCGCACCCCCCGCGAGGCGAACGCGCCGTTCTGCGAGGAGTGCCGCTGGAACTTCCTGACGAACACGGCGACGTCGTACACGCCCGCCGCGCCGAACCCGCCGCTGCCCACGTCCGCGGGCATGCCCGGCCCCGGCGGGGCGCCCGGCGGCCCGCCGCGGCCCGGCTTCGACGGGTCCGCTGGGCCTGGCGGGCCCGGTCCGCACGGTGGCCCCGGCGGTCCTGGTGGGCCTGGTGGCCGCGGTCCGTTCGGTGGTCCCGAGGGGCCCGGCGGCCCCGGGCGTGCGCCGGGTGGGCCCGGCGGTCCTGGTGGTCCTGGTCCGTTCGGTGGGCCCGGGGGTCCTGGCGCGGCCGGGGGCCCCGGTGGGCCGGGTGGTCCCGGCGGCCCCGGGGGTCCTGGCGCGCCTGGCGGCCGTGGGCCGTTCGGTGGGCCTGACGGTCCCGGTGGGCCCGGCGGCCCGGGTCCGGGTGGTCCCGGTCCGGGTCCGGGTGGCCCTGGCGGTCCCGGTGGGTTCGGTGGCCCGGAGGGTCCCGGTAGGCCGGGCGGTCCGGGCGGTCCCGGCGGCCCGGGCGCGGGCGGTCCCGGTCCGGGTGGTCCCGGTCCCGCGGGTGGCCCTGGTCCGTTCGGTGGCCCGGAAGGCCCCGGCGGCGCCCGTCCCTTCGGCGAGGGCCCCGGTGGGCCTGGCGGCGGACCCGGTGGCCCCGGCGGGCCCGGTGGCCCCCGCCCGTTCGGCGGCCCGGAAGGCCCCGGTGGTCCCGGCGGCCCCCGTCCCTTCGGTGGCCCCGGTGCCCCGAACGGCCCTGGCGCGCCCGAAGGCCCCGGCGGGCCGGGCAGCGGTCCTGCCGGGCCCGGTGGCCCCGGAGGCTCCGGCGGCCCCAACCCCGGTTCCCAGTTCCCCCCGTCCGCGGGCTCCGGCTCCGGCCACGACCCCTTCGACTACCAGGGCTCCCGCCCCTCGCAGGTGAACCGCCCCGCCGAGCCGATCCCGCCCTTCGGCGGCGGCCCGTCCGCGCCGCCGCCCGGCGGCCCGGAGAGCGGCGCGCCGCAGGGGTTCCAGCAGGGTCCCCCGGCGCCGCCCGCGTTCCCGCGCGAGACCGGTGCCCCGCAGGGGCCCCCGCCGCCGGGCCCCGGCCCGTCGGGTCCGCTGACCGGTGGCGACGACTGGGTCCTCTCGCCTCCCTCGGCCGAGGCCCCCGCACAGGGCTTCCCGCCCCAGGGGCAGCCGCAGGGCCCGGGGACCTGGACCGCGACCGTCGGCCCCGACCGCGAGTACTTCATGGCGATGATGCAGCGCAGCGGCCCCGAGGCCGCGGGCCTGAACCTGCCCGCGTACTCGCCCGAGCAGCACCGCCCGCTGGTCGGCAACCAGGTCACGATCGGCCGCCGTCGGCACTCCACCGGCGACACCCCCGACATCGACCTGTCGGTGCCGCCGGAGGACCCGGGCGTATCGCACCAGCACGCGATCCTGGTCCAGCAGCCCGACGGCGGCTGGGCGGTCGTCGACCAGAACTCGACCAACGGCACCACGGTCAACGGCGGCGAGGAGCCCATCCAGCCGTTCGTCCCCGTCCCGCTCCAGGACGGCGACAAGGTGCACGTGGGCGCCTGGACGACGATCACCGTCCGCCGCGACTGACCCCACCGCGCACAGCACGACCCGAGGGCCGTACGCCCGCCGTCACAGCGGCCAGGCGTACGGCCCTTCGGGGTCGTCCAGCCACGCCCACGCGTACTCCCCGCTGACCGTCACCCCGAACCGCTCCCGCACCGGCCGCCGCTCCCGCTGCCACAGCGCGAGCGCCTCGTACGGATCCAGGGTCCCGGCCGTCAGCTCCAGGAGGAAGCGGAACAGCTCGCTCTGCAGCGCCCGGCGCGGCAGCCCCCCGAGCTGCGGCTCCTGCGCCATCCGGCCGCTGCCGCCGCGCAGCGGCACGAAGTACGCGGGCGTGTGCAGGAACCGCCCCTCCGCGTGGGTGGCGTCCCGCACCCGCAGCGCGATGAGCCCCGTCGCCAGGGGCGCGAGCACAAGGGCCCCCGGACGGCACTGCGCCAGCCACGGCCTCGGCACCGAGTTCAGCGTGCAGGTCGCGACGATCCGGTCGTACGGCGCCCGGCGCGGACACCCCGCGGCCCCGTCCCCGGTGACCACGGTGGGCCGGTACCCGGCCACGGCGAGGTGCCGCCGCGCGGACTCGGTGATCTCCGGGTCCAGGTCGACGGTCGTGACGCGGCCGTCCCCGAGCCGGTGCGCGAGCAGCGCCGCGTTGTAGCCGGTGCCCGCGCCGATCTCCAGGACGTCGTACGGCCCGCCGTCACCGACCCGGAGCTCCACCAGCATCTTGGCCATGAGCGAGGGCTGGCTGCTGGAGGAGAGCAGCTCCCCGTCCCGGACGCGGGTGGCGAGCGGCGCGTCCGCGTACGCCCCGCGCAGCCACCTGGCCCGCCGCACCGGGTCGGGGTCCTCGCCCCACAGCCGCTCGTAGCCCCCGGTCTGGCTCACGTAGTAGTAGGGCACGAACACGTGCCGCGGCACCGCGTCGAACGCCTCCCGCCAGCCGGGATCGCCGTCGAAGGCACCGCCCGCCTCGATGTCCCGCACCAGAGCGGCCCGCGCCTCGGCGGCGACGACGGGGTCGGGTTCGTCCCTGAGCGGAGCTTGCGCACCCATACCCCCACTGTGCTGCTCCCGGCCGTCCGATGCGAGCGGTCCTAAGCCTTCCGTCCTCGGCCACGGCGTCTGAGACCATGGAGAGGTGAATGAGATCCCGCGCGGCACGCTTCAGGAGCAGACCTTCTACGAACAGGTCGGCGGCGAGGAGACCTTCAGGCGCCTGGTGCGCCGGTTCTACGAGGGCGTCGCCGAGGACCCGCTCCTGCGGCCCATGTACCCGGAGGAGGACCTGGGCCCGGCCGAGGAGCGCCTCGTGCTGTTCCTGATGCAGTACTGGGGCGGCCCCCGCACCTACAGCGACAACCGCGGCCACCCGCGGCTGCGCATGCGCCACGCCCCCTTCACGGTCGACCGCGCGGCCCACGACGCCTGGCTCCGGCACATGCGCGCGGCGGTCGACTCCCTGGACCTCACCGAGGAGCACGAGCACACGCTGTGGAACTACCTGACCTACGCGGCCGCCTCCATGGTGAACACCCCGGGCTGAGCGGGCCCGCCACGCGCCTCAGGCGGGCGTGACGGACAGCGCTCCGACGCCCGCCCGCCGCAGCGCGACGGACCCGTAGGGCGTGCGGAGCCGCAGCCAGACCCCGGCCGACAGCAGGTCGAGGGAGTCCCCCCGCAGGAACCCGAGCGACTGCGCGGCGTGCGCGGCCCGCACGGGCAGCCCCGTGCCCGGCACGACGCGGGACCAGATCTCCCGCCCCACCCGGTCCAGCTCCGCCCTGACCCTCCGCTCCGGCGCCAACTCCTCCACCCGGGCCCGGAATTCGGTGACGGCACCCCGCACCAGGGCCCGCACCTCGGGCGCGGCCGGAAGGCCGGGGACGCGCTCCCAGCCGCCCCGCGGCGGCAGCACACCGGCCCACGGCGGCCCGGTCACGGCGGCGGGCACGGCGGCCGTGCCCGCCGTCCCCGCCGATTCCGCCGAATCACCCACGGACTCCAGGAACTCGCCCGCGGACACCGTCACGTCGAGCGAGGTGTCCAGCCCGTCCTCGTACGGCTTGGCGAGCCGCGCCGTCCGGATCGCGAGGACCTCGAACGACGGCGGCCGCCCGAACACGGCGAGCGTCTCCCCCGCCGCCTGCAGCCGCACCGCGGCCGCCTTGTCGTAGTGGACCAGACGGGCCAGGAAGGCGGCCAGGTCCGCCGCCTCCCCCGGGTCCACGAAGTGCAGCCGCGCGGTCATGCGACCAGCGCCTCCGCACCGCCCGCGCCGTCGTCCTGGTACTCCTCCAGGACCGCGCGCTCCTCGGCGGTGATCCGCCGGGGACGCTGCGCCCGCAGGTCGAACGGCACGACGACCGTCGTCGCCCGCACGTACACCTGCTCCGGGTCCTTGATCTCGTACGAGACCGTCAGGGACGCGGCGCCTATCTTCGTCACCCACGACTCGATGGTGACCGGCTCGTGCCGGTGCACCAGCGGCCGCAGATAGTCGATCTCGTGCCGTGCCACCACGGACCCGCCGGAGAACGACGGGCCGTCCTCCGACGAGAGCCGGAACATGAAGTCGATGCGCGCCTCTTCCAAGTACCGCAGGAAGACCGCGTTGTTGACGTGCCCGAAGGCGTCCATGTCCGACCACCGCAGCGGGCAGCTGTACAGATGACGGGCCATGTCAGCCCCGGGTGAGCTTCTTGTACGTGGCGCGGTGCGGACGGGCCGCGTCCGGGCCCAGGCGCTCGATCTTGTTCTTCTCGTACGACTCGAAGTTGCCCTCGAACCAGAACCACTTGGACTCGCCCTCGTACGCCAGGATGTGCGTGGCGACGCGGTCCAGGAACCAGCGGTCGTGGGAGACGACCACGGCGCAGCCCGGGAACTCCAGGAGCGCGTTCTCCAGGGACGACAGGGTCTCGACGTCCAGGTCGTTGGTCGGCTCGTCGAGGAGCAGCAGGTTGCCGCCCTGCTTGAGGGTCAGCGCCAGGTTGAGGCGGTTGCGCTCACCGCCGGAGAGCACGCCCGCGGGCTTCTGCTGGTCCGGGCCCTTGAAGCCGAACGCGGACACGTAGGCGCGCGAGGGCATCTCGACCTGGCCGACGTTGATGTAGTCCAGCTCGTCGGAGACGACGGCCCACAGCGTCTTCTTCGGGTCGATGTT harbors:
- a CDS encoding thioesterase family protein; its protein translation is MARHLYSCPLRWSDMDAFGHVNNAVFLRYLEEARIDFMFRLSSEDGPSFSGGSVVARHEIDYLRPLVHRHEPVTIESWVTKIGAASLTVSYEIKDPEQVYVRATTVVVPFDLRAQRPRRITAEERAVLEEYQDDGAGGAEALVA
- a CDS encoding methyltransferase domain-containing protein → MGAQAPLRDEPDPVVAAEARAALVRDIEAGGAFDGDPGWREAFDAVPRHVFVPYYYVSQTGGYERLWGEDPDPVRRARWLRGAYADAPLATRVRDGELLSSSSQPSLMAKMLVELRVGDGGPYDVLEIGAGTGYNAALLAHRLGDGRVTTVDLDPEITESARRHLAVAGYRPTVVTGDGAAGCPRRAPYDRIVATCTLNSVPRPWLAQCRPGALVLAPLATGLIALRVRDATHAEGRFLHTPAYFVPLRGGSGRMAQEPQLGGLPRRALQSELFRFLLELTAGTLDPYEALALWQRERRPVRERFGVTVSGEYAWAWLDDPEGPYAWPL
- a CDS encoding globin, producing MNEIPRGTLQEQTFYEQVGGEETFRRLVRRFYEGVAEDPLLRPMYPEEDLGPAEERLVLFLMQYWGGPRTYSDNRGHPRLRMRHAPFTVDRAAHDAWLRHMRAAVDSLDLTEEHEHTLWNYLTYAAASMVNTPG
- a CDS encoding FHA domain-containing protein → MPGPGGAPGGPPRPGFDGSAGPGGPGPHGGPGGPGGPGGRGPFGGPEGPGGPGRAPGGPGGPGGPGPFGGPGGPGAAGGPGGPGGPGGPGGPGAPGGRGPFGGPDGPGGPGGPGPGGPGPGPGGPGGPGGFGGPEGPGRPGGPGGPGGPGAGGPGPGGPGPAGGPGPFGGPEGPGGARPFGEGPGGPGGGPGGPGGPGGPRPFGGPEGPGGPGGPRPFGGPGAPNGPGAPEGPGGPGSGPAGPGGPGGSGGPNPGSQFPPSAGSGSGHDPFDYQGSRPSQVNRPAEPIPPFGGGPSAPPPGGPESGAPQGFQQGPPAPPAFPRETGAPQGPPPPGPGPSGPLTGGDDWVLSPPSAEAPAQGFPPQGQPQGPGTWTATVGPDREYFMAMMQRSGPEAAGLNLPAYSPEQHRPLVGNQVTIGRRRHSTGDTPDIDLSVPPEDPGVSHQHAILVQQPDGGWAVVDQNSTNGTTVNGGEEPIQPFVPVPLQDGDKVHVGAWTTITVRRD